A segment of the Arachis hypogaea cultivar Tifrunner chromosome 5, arahy.Tifrunner.gnm2.J5K5, whole genome shotgun sequence genome:
ATTTGTGCCTTTATTCGTTTCATACTTTACCAATAAGCAAGAAATGACCAACAAATTATGTAACGCAATTCTATTTGATTATCTGGCAAATGGGTTTAGGACTTTTGGGTACCTGAAATCTCCCTCCAACTTCAGAACAAAAATAACTAACGCGTTCAAGAGGTACCAATATTTGTCATATATTTACTCCTTAAGTTGGTCCACATGCTATACGTACATAAACGGTATAAGAGGAAACAAAAATGACTTAACTAAAGCTCCTATAAAGCAggttacataatattttttgaattgttTCAACAATTGGAATGAAATGCAGAAGCATATTACAAAACCATATGCATGTGTATAtgaatatgtatatatgtatgggTATAAAGGTAACAAGCAAAATCAGTCGAGATTTACTTGAGCACTGGAAGCTTCCATGAGTCCATTGCGTATCTGATCACCAATATCCCTAACATGGCCAGGGCCATGGGGTATGAAAACTGTGGTGTTCTTAGAGGAGTTGCCAAGGTCTTTGATGGTGTCAAAGTACTGAGTGATCATAATAAGATCCATGACCTCCTTGGGAGAGGCACCTTCCACCTTGTGGGAGAAATTCAAAATGTTCTCTCTCAAGCCATCTGTGATAGCTTGCCTCTGCCTGGCCACACCAACACCTCCCAAGTACTTGGATTCGGCCTCTGCCTCGGCTTTCTTAACCTGAAGCACCTTCTCAGCTTCTCCCTTGTACACACTAGCTAGTTGCATCCTTTGAGCTGCAAACAAGCAATATAAACACTCATTATACAATAAACAAGCGACAGTAGCAGCACTAACCTATTTGAATCTTAAATGAGCAGCTAACCGCATAGACAGCATAGTTTACCTGCATTGATCTCATTCATGGCCTTACGCACAGAAGGATCAGGTATAATATCAACCATGAGTATGTGCTCTATGCTATATCCATAGTCTCCCATCACCTGacagacatgatacatgataagGCGCAATGCAGGGTCATAAGGTGAGTGAAACATTTTTGCTATTTATAATTATCTAACTCATAGTTACATGGATATTGAACACAATATGTTTCAGTAAGGGAACTAATACGCAGTATGCGGTACGTCATATATAAAGTATTTTGGATTAAAGATCCTCTAAAGTGAAACAGTTGATAAATTGATAAAGTGAGGAGTTAATCActcttaaattaaaatagtaggACACACATTTCATAAAAGTTACAAAATCAATGGTGATTAATCCTTTACTTTACCATTTTACTAACTTTCTCACTTGAGAGATCGAAATTCAAGTATTTAATGTGGAAAATACACACTATGGTGAATTCATGTAACTATGATCTAACTACCTAAGTCCTAACTAACTGAATGAAATGAATACCAGAAGATGACCTTAGCAAGCTCTTCGAGAACAGCTTTGGCAACATGATCCTTCTGCTCAAAGAGTTCATCCAAGTTCATTCGGGGAACAATAGCGCGAGTGACATCAAAGACATAAGCCTGGATCTGTTCTTGAGGGTTCTGAAGCTCGTAAAAAGCATCATCAGCGTTCTCCTTCACAACACGGTACTGAATCGAGCACAGCAGCTGCACAAACACGTTGTCCTGCAGAACCGACACAAAATTGAAACCCTAAgaatggatatatatatatatatattgaaagcgGTTAGAGAGAAAGAGTTGACCTTGGTCTTGGTCTCGACGCGGACGTCAAGGGAGCAGATCCTGGTGGAGAGGAGGCCGGCGAGGCACTCACCGGCGAGAGGGTTGAAGAAGTGGAAGCCAGGTTGGGCGAGGCGGCTGAAGCGGCCCCACTTCTCGACCACGCCGACGTTGGACTGCTGGATGCATCCGCAGAAGAAGCAGAAGGTGTTCCCCATTTTGCTATTCTTCTCTATTCTCTAATCTCTATCCCTCTCTCTTAGTGTTATACTGTTATCTCACTTCCCTCTCTTGTTGCTTttgcgcttttttttttttttttttaaggtcgGTTTTGCTCTCAAATTTTAAAGGTAAACGTAATTTTCTCCAAAGTACACATTCAAATAAGGAATTCAGCCTTTGCGTGTTGCGGCTACGGAGTGGGAACGCGGCGGGTAAAAACGGGTTTTTGTTCTATCCGATTCCGTTCTGTCGTATTGCATTAAATTCGTCTTGTTTTTATCCGCAAAAAATAAAACGTTGAATCTTAATCCGTTTATGTGAGTATCTgtcttatatttataattattaaaatctaataaataaaattaaatttcagaaTTTATATAGCtgtcatcacatacataacataaattaaagtaaaaatttaaatataatacaatattattaatcatttattaattattttacatatatatatatatatatatatatatatatatatatattagggcgAGTAGAGAGCGGGTATTACTTAAACCCTACTCTGCCCCGCCCCTCCCAAGAATTCGTCCCACTAAAAATTTGTCCAAGTGCGAGACGGGTAATTATCCGCCCCAAGCGGATAGGAATGGATTGGGTACTCGCGGATTCGGGTGGTATTATCATCCCTAGTTGCGGTCGTCAGTAAAATTCTCTTTctctaattgaaaagaaaaacatagaaaacacagtaaaatatgtaaaaagaaTTGTGATGAATAAGATTTTTTCTTTacatagaaacataaaataattatttagtcAATTTTTTCTAAACTCATCGTTATCTTATATTCCATAATTGTTATACatctaagttttttttatttaaatttatctaaataGCTCTAACACCAACAAAAATCACTCTCGTGAAAAGAGCCTCATTACacgtgctttttcttcttctccttcctcgcacttcttcttcttctctcatgcacttcttcttcttctttttctttcaaatataCGCATAcatcctctttttcctctttcaaATTCACGCATACCTCCTCCCCCTTCTCCTCATTTTTTGTGCacacagattcttcttcttcttctcctcctcctcctcctttttcgttatcatcatcaccaacaacaccaacattttgctaatgacttattttttcaatcgaattgaatggaatacaattgctaaattgaattgaattgaatggacgcaggtattctaaatcgaattgaattgataatctctaaattgtaggcacaatactatacaattgtttcaccttaataacgtattcggttcattatgcagaaacttgttttgaatttgattttattttatataatggataatgttccgttcatttagtactatacaattgttcaccttaataacatgttcggttcctaatgaattaaattgaattgaattgaatggacgcatgtattttgaattgaattgaattgataatctctaaattgtagacacagatgttttgaatttgattttatataatggataatgttccgttcatttagtactatacaattgtttcaccttaataacgtgttcgaaagttgttttgaatttgattttaataatggataatgttccgttcatttagtactatacaattatttcaccTTAATAATATGTTCGATTTCttaagaattgaattgaattgttttgaattgaattgaattaataatttctaaaaaaaagaaaaagaaaaaaagaaaaaaaacttgcGTGTATAAATTTAGAAGGAGGAGGAGCGCATGATTTAAAAAGTTATTACAATAACTTGGATAAACTTAAATAAAGATTTTGCttagatataaaattttattcattatattagtGCACGACCATATTAACCTGGCGCATTCGGTTGacaatttgtatatattttttaactatttttattttataaaaatattatgtaatcaaTTAAACACaacttaatatttaataattatttatattaaaatttattaatgattataatattttattttatattattttagcaattattattatgatttttttatatttcagtGAATCAATCATTAataatcaataattttaatttgatacctaattatattttaatatcaaacattattatattatatattattttataattgatTACATATTGTGACGTATTTTAATGTTAATTTATATAGCTTTCTCTGTGTAAAGTGCTGATAATTCTCCTTCTTAATGCTATCGGCTTCCTCTGAACTCGGAACTTAGCGATTGGCAGCTACTTTTTATTCTATTGAAGAATGTAGAACtaggaaaaaaataagaacagGGATGGATCCACGTCGAGCCATCCTTCTCAGTCTCGCAGTATCAATTGAATTGGCAGACACAAAGACGAAGACAGAGACGCTCGGTACTGTGTCAATTGGGTCTGAGGATTTTTCTATCCATTTGGTCTTCTTTGTACCGTacctagaatatttttttaatatttttttaaaaaatattatataattaattatacataaattaatatttaataactatttatgctaaaatttatcaataattttaatattttattttatatatttttaataattattattataattttttatcatgtTTCAATGAGTGAATCatcaatattaatattattattattattattattattattattattattaatgagtgAAACTATTTTTTTGTGTGGTCGATAAATTAATGAGTTGATATggtgaaaatttaaaatcatGTGACACTAAATTTATTGGTATCGAAAAAAAAAGTAATGAAAAGAAtgtaacagttttttttttttttttttttggtttcccacggtatcccctgacccggcaggtcaaggactaatccgtcgcggtactgagctccatttaagggtttgccgctggccaatgggttgctgcatgcacaaggcgggattcgaacccccgacacttgcttaagcggactagtgagctaaccactagaccaacccaacttggttagaATGTAACAGTTGAATCAATGTGTGTGCTTGTTTAACATTACGACCGCCCAATAATTAAACATTTTCGGAATTACTTTACGCTAATTTGAGTTCGAACCCAAACATTGAGGCCTAATATTTTCACATGGACCTACTCCACGTCATCTTTTAGCCATGACCCTTGCGGCGCTTTTTCAAGAACTACACTATTTTTTTAGTTAGTCAATTATgacatacaaaaaaaataaatagctctttaattttttgttttacagACATTTTTGTTTCTaaccattaaaaaatatttttaagtctcTCACTTTTTTAAAAGTTGAACGGATTAGTTTTTCTGTGCAAATATCTCCGTCAAACTCAACGGAAAAATCTGACGTGACTCCGTTCTACTTACCTGGCATTATATTAGATTGCCCATGTGGTACATTAGTGAAAGGTCGATTTTGGAAAATGGACAAAAAAGTCTCTCTGTTTTAAAATAGCATATATTAATTAAGCAAGCTCTTGAGAATACTCCTCCTTCCACCATTTTCTCACATGCCTTCTTTTCTGCTTCTTCAAAACATCACCGTCCTCATCCATAGATTCCCACCATTCCAGTTTCCTCCTCCTCCTACTACTGCTATTACTCttgtgcttcttcttgttgttgttctcaTCCTTTGCATTGGTAGAAGAAGTAGAAACAGAAGCAGTCAACTCAACTTTGGGTCTATGCATTCTAACGTCATTCCCAATCCAATCCATCACATAATCCTTCAACACAGCACCCGATGAACCTCTGTTCTCTTCATTTACCAAATTGCCCCCCACACCCTTCCTATTTTTCTTCACAACTGCATCAGGCGATGGAATTGGTCCTTCCGGAGATTGCTCCTCAAAAACAGAGACACAGTCACTCTCGTAGCTTAAAGTCTCAGCTTCCAACCTGTTCTCCGTCTTGAACCTCGCAAGTCCAAAGTCTCCTATCTTGGCCGCAAAGGACCGGTCCAAGAGAACATTACTGGGCTTGATATCGCTGTGAATCACCGGTGGGTCACAGGAGTGAAGAAACTGTAACCCTCTCGCGACGTCCAGTGCGACGGAGAATCTCGTCTGCCATCGCATGAGCTCAGGAGATTTTCGGCAGAGGAGTGCGTTGTGGAGGTTGTCGTTGTGCATTCTTGTAACCTGATTTTCCAATCAATGGCGCATACAACTTTTCAAAGTCCATCCATTTGCTGAAAAATCTGTCAATCCACAAGTACCATCCACCTCTCAAAACTCTATCCACATCAAATAGCAAGAACTCCATCATCGTCACCGAAATCCACTAGTTCACGGCACACCCGCACCGCACAAGGTTCACCACTCCGTCGAACACCGGTAGGTTGTGAACTTGGACGAATCGGAGGAAGGGTTGAAGCCTAGGTTAGGGTTTTGGCGGTGGAAGCAATCGAAGGATTTACAAGGATAATGGTCCCAAATGACAGAGAAATCGGGGAGTGAAGAAGGGAAAGGGCTTGAGGGAGAGGGGATGAGGGTTTGTGCGGCGCGGTTTGAGAGAAGCAACGGCGGCGGGAGAGGGGATGATTTTGGCGATTGGAGAGTTGAAGAGAGGTGATAGAGTGAGAGGATGTTGGTGGCCACCATTTCCATCAGAAGAACAAGGTTCAGTGTCATTGAAGAAGGTCTCAAATGAATTTTAGGATTAAGGTAGCacacaaaacgacgccgttttgagcGACAGAAACTTATGTGTCCATTTTTCAGAAGTTCTATCCCACTAATGTGCCACGTGGGAAGCTGTGATGCCAGATAAGCAGAGGAGGGAGCCACGTCAGCCTTTTCCGTTGGGTCTGATGATGGCTTATGGAGGAGGGACTCATCCATCCAAAATTTGTGAAGGTCGgagatttaaaagtatttttaaatgctcagggacgaaaatgtctgcgGAGCAAAAGGCTaaggacctatttgtcattttctcttatGACATTATACTTTAAAATTTTGGAGTTTTTATAGTTATTCACTTTTTTACTTAGGTTGTATTTAGTTGGTGTCTTTTAGACagaaaaacataaacataaatatacaAATAGATATAAACACAAATATACACCCATTTTGTTATGAAATTTAGTGATGATACACAAGATacaattatctaaattaaatatcTATTTTACCCTAAATATAGTTATCATTGGGTATGTCTAAAATCAGCCCAACTATTTTGTGCGCATTAGATGCGCTACTTTTTATAAACcgttagattttattaaatgaaaataaaagtatATTATAAAAGAGGAGTActgataaattttataaatatagaatatattaatatatacatacataaatacattttaatacataatattttaaaaataata
Coding sequences within it:
- the LOC112801727 gene encoding hypersensitive-induced response protein 4, translated to MGNTFCFFCGCIQQSNVGVVEKWGRFSRLAQPGFHFFNPLAGECLAGLLSTRICSLDVRVETKTKDNVFVQLLCSIQYRVVKENADDAFYELQNPQEQIQAYVFDVTRAIVPRMNLDELFEQKDHVAKAVLEELAKVMGDYGYSIEHILMVDIIPDPSVRKAMNEINAAQRMQLASVYKGEAEKVLQVKKAEAEAESKYLGGVGVARQRQAITDGLRENILNFSHKVEGASPKEVMDLIMITQYFDTIKDLGNSSKNTTVFIPHGPGHVRDIGDQIRNGLMEASSAQVNLD